Proteins co-encoded in one Methanosarcinales archaeon Met12 genomic window:
- a CDS encoding adenylate kinase family protein yields the protein MKVAITGTPGTGKSSVCEILKERYNIIHLNQLIDEKKLYTGIDSKRNALNVDIDALVDYVKHVPIKGTTIFEGHLAHHLPVDTVIVLRASPSKLRKRLASKGFGALKIQENVEAEALDVILVEAVEMNDRVHEIDTSERSIEEVAKCVIEIIEGTDKYKPGSLDWSEEVFR from the coding sequence TTGAAAGTAGCCATCACTGGAACGCCTGGCACAGGCAAAAGTTCTGTCTGCGAAATTCTTAAAGAGCGCTACAACATAATCCACTTAAACCAGCTGATAGATGAAAAGAAATTATATACGGGCATAGATAGCAAGCGCAATGCCCTAAATGTAGACATCGATGCGCTTGTTGATTATGTAAAACATGTGCCTATAAAAGGCACCACCATATTCGAGGGACACCTGGCGCATCATCTGCCCGTGGATACCGTCATCGTGCTCAGGGCGTCGCCATCCAAACTGCGCAAAAGGCTCGCAAGCAAGGGATTTGGCGCATTGAAAATACAGGAGAACGTCGAGGCAGAGGCATTGGACGTTATATTAGTCGAAGCAGTGGAGATGAATGACAGGGTGCATGAGATAGATACCTCTGAAAGAAGTATAGAAGAGGTTGCAAAGTGCGTCATAGAAATCATAGAGGGCACGGACAAATACAAACCGGGGTCCCTCGATTGGAGCGAAGAGGTGTTTAGATAA
- a CDS encoding TylF/MycF family methyltransferase, translated as MITKPEILYIDLLKKALTFTLWDEPPYPITNYTRIFTLKSILIAIVSKILATKRLQIVQNREVSENERIEGMIWPGYAHTMIGTKRLDNLQFCIETVIKNGVEGDLIETGVWRGGACIFMRGVLAAYKIEDRRVFVADSFEGLPKPDAVKCPSDKGDSHYKFQFLSVSKEEVEKNFEKYGLLDKQVVFLKGWFKDTLPTAPIEKLSILRLDGDMYESTMDALNNLYPKLSQGGFCIIDDYGCLKNCKEAVDDYRAKNQINDEIKVIDWTGIYWVKS; from the coding sequence ATGATAACTAAACCTGAAATACTTTATATTGATTTACTAAAAAAAGCTTTAACTTTTACTCTGTGGGATGAGCCGCCATACCCAATCACAAACTATACCCGTATATTCACTCTTAAGAGTATTTTAATTGCTATTGTTTCAAAGATTTTAGCTACTAAAAGACTGCAAATTGTTCAAAATAGAGAAGTCTCGGAAAACGAAAGAATAGAGGGGATGATATGGCCGGGCTATGCTCATACTATGATTGGTACTAAGCGTCTGGACAATCTACAGTTTTGTATTGAAACCGTAATAAAGAATGGTGTCGAAGGCGATCTAATCGAGACCGGCGTTTGGCGGGGGGGGGCGTGCATTTTTATGCGCGGAGTATTAGCTGCATACAAGATAGAAGATCGACGAGTTTTCGTTGCAGATTCTTTTGAGGGGCTGCCAAAACCAGATGCAGTTAAGTGTCCCAGCGATAAAGGCGATTCGCATTATAAATTCCAATTTCTTTCCGTTTCAAAAGAAGAGGTGGAAAAGAATTTTGAAAAGTATGGGCTTTTAGACAAACAAGTTGTATTTCTAAAGGGCTGGTTTAAAGATACCTTACCAACCGCACCAATTGAAAAACTTTCAATTCTACGTCTTGATGGAGATATGTATGAGTCTACAATGGATGCGTTAAACAATCTTTATCCAAAACTGTCACAAGGAGGATTTTGTATAATCGATGATTATGGATGTTTAAAAAATTGTAAGGAAGCGGTTGATGATTATCGGGCTAAAAATCAAATAAATGATGAAATTAAGGTAATTGATTGGACAGGTATATATTGGGTGAAATCATGA
- a CDS encoding proteasome-activating nucleotidase — MVAPSTNGTHNMNSDDFLKYSLDKIRQLEERNSILRGEYHQMEYEKRSIEAEKQKYEQEIRKLRSELERLKTLPLIIGTVLDVLETGKVVIKSSTGPQFVVNASQFIDGLYLQPGARVALNQQTLAVIGVLPSPKDPLVGSMEIIESPSVDYEDIGGLMEQINELRETVELPLTKPEIFAKVGIEPPSGVLLHGPPGSGKTMLGKAVARRTNATFIKVVGSELVQKYIGEGARLVRELFKMAREKAPSIIFVDELDAIGARRIESATSGDREVQRTLMQLLAEMDGFDARGDVKILAATNRIDILDPALLRHGRFDRVVEVPLPDFKTRVEIFKIHSRDMSLADEIDFEYLASVTSGTSGADIKAITMEAGMFAIRDERDSITVADFDSAVKKVMTSAQRTEASLDSGMMFA, encoded by the coding sequence ATGGTCGCCCCGTCAACCAATGGCACACATAATATGAATTCAGATGACTTTTTGAAATACTCGCTCGACAAGATCCGCCAACTAGAGGAACGAAACAGCATACTCAGGGGCGAGTACCACCAAATGGAGTATGAAAAGCGCTCCATAGAGGCTGAAAAACAAAAATACGAGCAAGAAATACGAAAACTCAGAAGCGAGCTCGAGAGGCTTAAAACGTTGCCATTGATAATTGGGACGGTCCTGGACGTATTGGAAACCGGGAAGGTCGTCATCAAGAGCAGCACTGGCCCCCAATTTGTGGTAAACGCGTCACAATTTATCGATGGACTGTATTTGCAACCCGGAGCAAGAGTTGCATTGAATCAGCAGACTCTGGCGGTCATCGGCGTGCTGCCCTCTCCCAAGGACCCATTGGTCGGTAGCATGGAAATCATCGAATCTCCATCGGTGGACTATGAAGACATAGGGGGGCTTATGGAACAAATCAACGAATTAAGAGAGACCGTGGAGCTTCCGTTGACAAAACCAGAGATATTTGCCAAAGTAGGGATAGAGCCCCCCAGTGGGGTATTATTGCATGGCCCACCCGGGTCAGGGAAAACGATGCTGGGAAAGGCCGTTGCCAGACGCACAAACGCAACGTTCATCAAGGTGGTCGGCTCCGAGCTGGTACAAAAGTATATCGGAGAGGGTGCACGGTTGGTTCGTGAATTATTCAAGATGGCGAGAGAGAAGGCGCCGAGCATTATTTTTGTGGATGAACTTGATGCGATCGGGGCAAGGCGCATTGAGAGCGCAACCTCGGGCGACCGAGAGGTACAGCGAACGCTCATGCAGTTGTTAGCCGAGATGGATGGTTTTGATGCGAGAGGAGATGTCAAGATCCTTGCGGCGACCAACCGCATTGATATTCTCGACCCGGCACTGCTCAGACATGGCCGATTTGACCGGGTAGTGGAAGTGCCGTTGCCAGATTTTAAGACGAGAGTAGAGATATTTAAAATTCATAGCAGGGATATGAGTCTTGCAGATGAAATTGATTTTGAGTACCTTGCCTCTGTTACAAGCGGTACAAGTGGTGCAGATATAAAGGCGATAACAATGGAGGCTGGCATGTTTGCAATCAGGGATGAACGGGACTCAATCACGGTGGCTGATTTCGACAGTGCGGTGAAGAAGGTGATGACGAGCGCCCAGAGGACGGAAGCGTCACTTGATTCTGGCATGATGTTTGCTTGA
- a CDS encoding multiprotein bridging factor aMBF1, producing the protein MNCEVCGAEIKGESHRVLIERSDLNVCDSCAQYGEGTNKPKRIAPAPRIKIKTRRQGDVYSQIKDDIAQDYHEIVREARQAHGWTHEELADKINEKASLIRRIERREMLPDEKVRKKLEHILDIRLVENVEKVKPDTHNSLKSATLGDVVVIKRKG; encoded by the coding sequence ATGAACTGCGAGGTATGCGGTGCGGAGATAAAAGGCGAATCTCACAGGGTTCTGATAGAGCGGTCTGACCTAAACGTATGTGATAGTTGCGCGCAGTACGGAGAGGGCACCAACAAGCCCAAAAGGATTGCACCTGCTCCCAGAATAAAAATCAAAACGAGAAGACAGGGAGACGTATACTCTCAAATAAAAGATGACATCGCACAAGACTATCACGAGATCGTTCGTGAGGCGCGCCAGGCTCACGGCTGGACGCATGAAGAGCTGGCAGATAAGATCAACGAGAAAGCATCATTGATAAGAAGAATAGAGAGAAGGGAAATGCTGCCCGATGAGAAGGTTCGAAAGAAGTTAGAACATATCCTCGATATTCGGCTGGTCGAGAACGTAGAAAAAGTAAAACCAGATACACACAATTCCCTTAAGAGCGCCACACTTGGAGATGTGGTCGTGATCAAACGGAAGGGTTAA
- a CDS encoding arginine decarboxylase, pyruvoyl-dependent — translation MNSLVPKKMFFTRGVGRHKEMLSSFELALRDAEIEKYNLVLVSSIYPPGCKVVSRRRGLNELKPGQIAFCVMAKNATNEPNRLIAASVGCAIPADKNAYGYLSEHHSFGETEQKAGDYAEDLAASMLASTLGVDFDPDMSYDARKNVWKISDKIVRTTNVVQSAIGDKKGLWTTVIATAIFIL, via the coding sequence ATGAATTCGCTAGTGCCAAAAAAGATGTTTTTTACAAGAGGTGTCGGAAGGCATAAAGAAATGCTTAGCTCATTTGAGCTTGCATTGAGGGATGCCGAGATAGAAAAGTATAATCTCGTTCTCGTTTCAAGCATCTACCCGCCTGGCTGTAAGGTGGTCTCAAGACGCCGGGGTTTAAATGAGTTAAAACCAGGTCAGATCGCATTTTGCGTCATGGCAAAAAATGCCACAAATGAACCAAACAGACTAATTGCCGCATCTGTTGGATGCGCAATCCCAGCCGATAAAAACGCCTACGGCTATCTGAGCGAGCACCATTCCTTTGGTGAGACAGAGCAGAAGGCCGGCGACTACGCAGAGGATTTGGCCGCGTCGATGCTGGCTTCAACGTTGGGCGTCGATTTTGACCCTGATATGAGCTATGATGCACGAAAAAATGTATGGAAAATCAGCGACAAGATAGTCAGAACGACTAATGTGGTTCAATCTGCGATTGGGGATAAAAAAGGGTTATGGACGACTGTGATAGCCACTGCCATATTCATATTGTGA
- the mtnP gene encoding S-methyl-5'-thioadenosine phosphorylase — translation MMRTAIIGGSGVYDLDILTDPKEEVIDTGYGAAKVKIGLYGDMEIVFLSRHGKGHALPPHKINYRANIAALKNLGVERIIGTTAVGSINADFKPGDFVLLDQFIDFTKNRIHTFYDDAAVHVDMTNPYCPEIRESVINAAKTLKIDLHEKGTYVCVEGPRFETSAEIRMFALLGGDVVGMTNIPECVLAREVEICYNTIALVTNQAAGISSGKLSHSQMIDEMKSKQEELKALIMKSATLVPEGRKCLCKDVLKGADIGELLTK, via the coding sequence ATGATGAGAACTGCAATCATAGGTGGAAGTGGCGTCTATGACCTCGATATATTGACCGACCCAAAAGAGGAGGTCATCGATACCGGATACGGTGCCGCGAAGGTTAAGATAGGATTATACGGGGATATGGAAATCGTCTTCCTGTCCAGGCATGGAAAAGGACATGCATTACCGCCGCACAAGATCAACTATCGTGCAAACATTGCCGCATTAAAGAATTTGGGTGTCGAAAGGATCATCGGGACGACTGCCGTTGGAAGCATAAACGCTGACTTTAAACCAGGCGATTTTGTCTTGTTGGACCAGTTCATTGACTTCACGAAGAATCGAATCCATACATTCTATGACGACGCCGCGGTACACGTCGATATGACGAATCCATATTGCCCTGAGATTCGGGAGAGCGTCATAAATGCGGCAAAGACGTTAAAAATCGACCTGCATGAAAAAGGAACGTATGTTTGTGTTGAGGGTCCACGATTTGAAACTAGTGCAGAGATACGGATGTTTGCACTTTTGGGCGGAGATGTCGTTGGGATGACGAACATTCCAGAATGCGTTCTGGCAAGAGAGGTGGAAATCTGCTACAACACAATAGCACTGGTCACGAATCAAGCAGCTGGCATCTCAAGTGGGAAACTATCCCATAGCCAGATGATCGATGAGATGAAGTCCAAGCAGGAAGAGCTAAAGGCGCTCATCATGAAGAGCGCGACACTTGTTCCCGAGGGGCGAAAGTGTTTATGCAAAGATGTATTAAAAGGCGCCGACATCGGAGAGCTTTTGACCAAATGA
- a CDS encoding type II toxin-antitoxin system HicA family toxin: protein MSSKPLQKLATVYITRRGSHIHLKKETPPHNRIVVPNHKELRKGTLRGILRDAGLSVEGVR from the coding sequence ATGTCATCAAAGCCCCTTCAAAAATTGGCTACCGTATACATCACCAGAAGGGGTAGCCACATACATCTCAAGAAGGAGACGCCCCCCCACAACAGAATTGTAGTGCCAAATCATAAAGAACTGAGGAAGGGCACGTTAAGAGGTATTCTAAGGGATGCTGGGTTAAGCGTTGAAGGAGTTCGTTGA
- a CDS encoding type II toxin-antitoxin system HicB family antitoxin has protein sequence MRFKVVLEKEEDGGYSVHVPALPGCHTQGDNREEALMNAKEAIECYLEGLEKDKKSLESLPKIDIVTVAV, from the coding sequence ATGAGGTTTAAGGTTGTTTTGGAAAAAGAAGAGGACGGTGGTTATTCAGTGCACGTTCCAGCCCTTCCTGGTTGTCATACCCAGGGAGATAATAGAGAAGAGGCTTTGATGAACGCGAAAGAAGCCATCGAATGCTACTTGGAGGGTTTGGAGAAGGATAAGAAATCTCTTGAATCCCTTCCCAAAATTGACATCGTCACGGTGGCTGTATGA
- a CDS encoding PD-(D/E)XK nuclease family protein, with amino-acid sequence MTVYSHSRLSTYENCPLQYKHNHIDKIRLEPEITGIEAFMGIRVHEALEKLYRDLNVSKENNSHKGFRSGSAAKNT; translated from the coding sequence ATGACCGTTTATTCCCATTCCAGGCTCTCCACCTATGAAAACTGCCCCTTACAGTACAAGCACAACCATATTGACAAGATCAGGTTAGAGCCAGAAATAACGGGCATCGAGGCCTTCATGGGTATCAGGGTTCACGAAGCCCTGGAGAAGTTGTACAGGGATTTGAACGTTTCTAAGGAAAATAACTCTCACAAGGGATTCCGATCAGGGTCCGCAGCAAAAAATACTTAG